The following coding sequences lie in one Streptomyces sp. NBC_00510 genomic window:
- a CDS encoding DUF5987 family protein, whose amino-acid sequence MEPLPGIDRRAMLRGLAAAVAALPALGTMAAPAAAAPAAAATLGSWPVSTLEAFADTLVPGERRSPSDRAIAGAASGPGAVQAGVITLLTSPDLPLNPLLPGIAALLDARATAYAISRLILLPLDRPPFVGLSFDHRTTLVTGLFRADDLDRPIWQLLAFLVGLAFDTAAHRHTAQALAEGHPGLVWTGFPQPDADGLWRYPSHSYGTALAEPHPATTPSGSPA is encoded by the coding sequence ATGGAGCCGCTCCCCGGCATCGACCGGCGCGCCATGCTGCGCGGTCTGGCCGCCGCCGTTGCCGCCCTGCCCGCACTGGGCACGATGGCGGCTCCCGCCGCGGCCGCTCCCGCCGCGGCCGCCACGCTCGGCTCCTGGCCGGTCTCCACCCTGGAGGCCTTCGCCGACACCCTCGTGCCGGGGGAACGACGTTCCCCCTCCGACCGCGCCATCGCCGGTGCCGCCTCCGGCCCGGGCGCCGTACAGGCCGGCGTCATCACCCTGCTCACCTCGCCCGACCTCCCGCTGAACCCGCTCCTGCCGGGCATCGCGGCGCTGCTGGACGCCCGCGCCACCGCCTACGCGATCAGCCGGCTCATCCTGCTCCCGCTCGACCGCCCGCCTTTCGTCGGCCTCTCCTTCGACCACCGCACCACCCTGGTCACCGGGCTCTTCCGGGCCGACGACCTGGACCGCCCGATCTGGCAACTGCTCGCCTTCCTCGTCGGCCTGGCCTTCGACACCGCCGCCCACCGCCACACCGCGCAGGCCCTCGCAGAGGGCCACCCCGGTCTGGTCTGGACCGGCTTCCCGCAGCCCGACGCCGACGGCCTGTGGCGCTACCCGTCCCACTCCTACGGCACGGCCCTCGCCGAGCCGCACCCCGCGACCACCCCCTCCGGGAGCCCCGCATGA
- a CDS encoding GntR family transcriptional regulator has translation MEPLPRETIVDVLERRLQEDILGGTHPAGTLLPPEHRLAEGYGVTRTTVKHAFGRLTQAGLLETRHGVGTRVRDYLRLGGADLLPMLVRHNPGWLADIFEVRAGVGTLIAERAAVKATPPQRARLRTLLDAVGTAADPDAVQLADAEVHRALAQATGNRVYVLLTNTLFAAYLPLRARLVAPFRDPAEAAARLEPLVTAVIDGAATTARTAAQAYLAGTQRIMLEALESP, from the coding sequence GTGGAGCCACTGCCCCGCGAGACCATCGTCGACGTGCTGGAACGCCGCCTGCAGGAGGACATCCTGGGCGGCACCCACCCCGCCGGCACCCTGCTGCCCCCGGAACACCGCCTCGCCGAGGGCTACGGCGTCACCCGTACCACGGTGAAGCACGCCTTCGGCCGGCTCACCCAGGCCGGTCTCCTGGAGACCCGCCACGGCGTCGGCACCCGGGTCCGCGACTACCTGCGCCTCGGCGGTGCGGACCTGCTGCCCATGCTCGTACGGCACAACCCCGGATGGCTGGCCGACATCTTCGAAGTCCGTGCCGGTGTCGGCACGTTGATCGCCGAACGCGCCGCCGTCAAGGCCACTCCCCCGCAACGCGCCCGGCTGCGCACCCTCCTGGACGCCGTCGGCACCGCCGCCGACCCCGACGCCGTCCAACTGGCCGACGCCGAGGTGCACCGCGCCCTCGCCCAGGCCACCGGAAACCGCGTCTACGTGCTCCTCACCAACACCCTCTTCGCCGCCTACCTGCCGCTGCGCGCCCGCCTCGTCGCTCCCTTCCGCGACCCGGCGGAGGCCGCCGCCCGCCTGGAACCCCTCGTCACCGCCGTCATCGACGGTGCCGCGACCACGGCCCGCACGGCGGCCCAGGCGTACCTCGCCGGGACGCAGCGCATCATGCTGGAGGCGCTGGAGTCGCCGTGA